In one Neobacillus sp. WH10 genomic region, the following are encoded:
- a CDS encoding MraY family glycosyltransferase, with translation MLYLTLIVCFVVSILITPLIKKIAFVIGATDRPNQRKVHQSIMPRLGGLAIFISFMVGIFILKPENTYSFTIWIGCVIIVITGVLDDLLELPVKYKLLGQLAAACSVVFLGDLQIAFINLPFGGQLQFGFLSIPLTILWIVGITNAINLIDGLDGLAAGVSSIALITISGLALIQGHLFVATVGLILLASTLGFLFYNFHPASIFMGDTGALFLGFSISVLSLLGFKNVTFISFVIPILILGVPISDTIFAIIRRIKNKQPLSAPDKSHLHHCMLRLGYTHRQTVLIIYAMSVFFGLVAVIFSQARIGGAIVLVGIIILVIELIAEKIGLMGQNYRPLLNMLQTLRFSPSKNR, from the coding sequence ATGCTTTATCTTACCTTGATAGTATGTTTTGTTGTTTCCATTCTTATTACACCACTTATAAAAAAAATAGCCTTTGTTATTGGTGCAACTGATCGGCCAAATCAGCGGAAGGTCCACCAGTCGATTATGCCAAGACTTGGAGGCTTAGCGATATTCATAAGTTTTATGGTCGGTATTTTTATATTAAAGCCCGAAAACACATACTCTTTTACGATTTGGATTGGCTGCGTGATTATTGTTATCACGGGTGTTTTAGATGATCTTTTAGAACTGCCAGTAAAATATAAGCTACTTGGTCAATTGGCTGCTGCCTGTAGCGTTGTTTTTTTGGGCGACCTGCAAATAGCATTTATAAACCTTCCATTTGGTGGACAGTTACAATTTGGATTTTTAAGTATCCCCTTAACCATTCTTTGGATTGTAGGAATAACGAATGCCATCAACTTAATTGATGGACTTGATGGGTTAGCTGCTGGAGTATCTTCGATTGCTTTAATCACCATTTCAGGATTAGCACTGATTCAAGGGCATTTGTTTGTAGCTACAGTAGGTTTAATCCTGCTGGCAAGTACGCTGGGTTTTTTGTTTTACAATTTTCATCCAGCAAGTATTTTCATGGGGGATACCGGGGCACTTTTCTTAGGATTTTCAATTTCGGTCTTATCGCTGCTTGGTTTTAAAAATGTAACATTTATTTCTTTTGTCATCCCAATCCTTATTCTCGGAGTTCCAATTTCTGATACAATATTCGCAATCATAAGGAGAATCAAAAATAAACAACCCTTATCCGCACCAGATAAATCACATTTGCATCACTGTATGTTGCGATTAGGCTATACACACCGTCAAACTGTTTTGATTATTTATGCCATGTCAGTATTCTTCGGACTAGTTGCAGTTATATTTTCCCAAGCACGAATAGGGGGGGCAATTGTCTTAGTTGGAATCATCATCCTTGTAATTGAGCTAATCGCTGAAAAAATAGGACTTATGGGGCAAAACTATCGCCCGTTGTTAAACATGCTCCAGACCTTAAGATTCTCTCCATCTAAAAACCGCTAA